A genome region from Littorina saxatilis isolate snail1 linkage group LG16, US_GU_Lsax_2.0, whole genome shotgun sequence includes the following:
- the LOC138951044 gene encoding uncharacterized protein: MAASHMIAHQLREMTGQADGHLIHLHMYDLPMELNKALRELSQSVPGEVFVIVDEACDDYTDNSETHFAEFCTKLSQRVGPGLHLWAASMYHNLRPPLLTEVVLRIGLRTPPSVTRHVAQHRALGERRNVQGYEESSTPLPADGPPVQEVTHRGKGHNPQQETYECEACGKEVARTLVTLLVGNTGRCQGRKPQPPRYRDVFVLSWDPFFRDDEHDALGNVTNPASGFVRGLRDEGIPVTVLETGDALGVKDVATMAGPDHVIAAGSRFVQGLERKIVVYVQTSKPVYDDEDWGRLCAMSRCTSQLIWVKPSRATAAGTHCFFNSQHASKDHGMKGNALPNLE; encoded by the exons ATGGCGGCGTCACACATGATCGCTCATCAGCTGAGGGAGATGACTGGTCAAGCAGATGGACACCTGATTCACCTGCACATGTATGATCTGCCGATGGAGCTCAACAAGGCTTTGAGAGAACTCAGTCAGTCAGTACCAGGTGAAGTCTTTGTCATCGTGGACGAAGCTTGTGATGATTATACCGA TAACAGCGAAACTCACTTTGCTGAGTTTTGCACCAAGCTCAGCCAGCGTGTGGGGCCAGGGTTACACCTCTGGGCTGCCTCCATGTACCACAACTTGAGACCACCATTGCTGACCGAGGTTGTGCTGAGAATTGGCCTGAGGACACCACCGTCAGTCACTCGTCACGTGGCTCAGCACCGCGCTCTAGGAGAGAGAAGGAATGTCCAGGGTTATGAGGAATCCTCAACTCCGCTGCCTGCTGATGGTCCGCCTGTTCAAGAAGTGACTCATCGTGGCAAAGGACATAATCCACAACAGGAAACATATGAATGTGAAGCATGCGGGAAGGAGGTCGCCAGAACCCTTGTTACCTTGCTCGTTGGAAACACTG GTCGATGTCAAGGAAGAAAGCCACAACCGCCGCGCTACAGGGATGTCTTCGTACTTTCCTGGGACCCTTTCTTCCGTGACGATGAGCATGACGCTTTAGGTAACGTGACCAACCCAGCCAGCGGCTTCGTACGAGGTTTGAGAGATGAAGGCATACCGGTCACAGTTCTAGAAACTGGCGACGCTCTTGGTGTCAAAGATGTAGCTACCATGGCAGGACCTGACCACGTCATTGCAGCTGGCAGCCGGTTTGTCCAGGGCTTGGAGAGGAAGATTGTTGTCTATGTTCAGACCTCCAAGCCAGTGTATGACGACGAGGACTGGGGTCGTCTATGCGCGATGTCACGGTGCACGTCCCAGCTCATTTGGGTCAAACCGTCACGTGCAACTGCGGCTGGTACTCACTGTTTCTTCAACTCACAGCATGCTAGCAAGGATCATGGTATGAAGGGGAATGCGCTACCAAATTTGGAATAA
- the LOC138949996 gene encoding uncharacterized protein — MAAQPDLAMCKQRVEQWYPELSTQSYFVPAVYMNRTQHDEEKVAGRTVYVLQPLSQESDARDDAANNRVLSCLHQVSRRQAMFVISQLQFNEYLNNLSCTHKPIPPKPKDSILKQQKKHEGDFDILIIHRRYGILACELKAFGDNVSTANMSVVDQQITIAKKVQQAVTQMQKARDVLQHLVSHDQNKPRIRTTLMVPNITRDQLRTALGANLKLQQDLRDCLLVSPTTDPTTMCLTQDDVSNPAQWWQECAARDGPDPSMTDDTYVDLVSRGRGRRDSEQIRPS; from the exons ATGGCAGCGCAACCCGACCTGGCAATGTGCAAACAGCGCGTTGAGCAGTGGTATCCGGAGCTCTCCACACAGTCCTACTTTGTGCCTGCAGTgtacatgaacagaacacaacaCGATGAAGAGAAGGTAGCAGGGCGCACTGTGTACGTCCTACAGCCTCTGAGCCAGGAAAGTGACGCTCGTGATGACGCTGCAAATAATCGGGTGCTGAGCTGCTTACACCAGGTGTCCCGCAGGCAAGCCATGTTTGTCATTTCACAGCTCCAGTTCAACGAGTATCTGAACAATCTGTCTTGTACCCACAAACCTATACCACCCAAACCGAAAGACTCCAtcttaaaacaacaaaagaaacacGAGGGAGATTTTGACATTTTGATTATTCACAGAAGGTACGGAATCTTAGCATGTGAGCTCAAAGCATTTGGAGATAACGTTTCCACGGCTAACATGTCAGTGGTGGATCAGCAGATAACCATTGCAAAGAAAGTGCAACAAGCCGTTACGCAGATGCAGAAGGCACGCGACGTGCTCCAACACCTAGTGTCACACGATCAGAACAAGCCCAGGATCAGGACAACGCTGATGGTGCCCAACATCACCAGGGACCAACTGCGTACAGCTCTAGGCGCCAATCTCAAGCTGCAGCAG GATCTACGTGACTGTCTGCTGGTCAGTCCAACCACAGACCCCACCACCATGTGTCTTACACAAGATGATGTGAGCAACCCTGCCCAGTGGTGGCAAGAGTGTGCTGCAAGAGATGGGCCAGACCCTTCCATGACGGATGATACTTATGTGGACCTCGTGTCACG GGGAAGGGGTCGCAGAGACAGCGAACAGATTCGCCCCAGCTGA